The nucleotide sequence gtggtggcatctctgggTGCTTTGGGAGTGGacgtggtggcggtggtggcatctctgggCGCTTTGGGAGTggaggtggtggcggtggtggcatCTCCGGGGGCTTCAGATGTGGCCATCGTGGTGGTGGCATTGCCGAGGATGGTGGTGGTGGAACTTCCGGGTGCTTTGGACACGGCTGTCGTAGCGGTGGGGTCCCCACATGCTTTGCATGCAGCTCTCGTGGCGGTGGCACCTCTGGacctggtggtggtggcaccacccctggacctgctggtggcGGTGGCACCTCTGGAGCGGGTGGTGGTAGCGGTGGCACCTCCAGCTGGTTTGGATGTGTCCACTGTGGTGGTGGCATCTGTGGATGCATCCGTCGTGGTGGCGGTGCCCCCAGACGTGGTGGTGGCCCCTCTGGaccttgtggtggtggtggcccctcTGGaccttgtggtggtggtggcccctcTGGACCTGGTGGCGGTGCCCACAGAAGTCACGGACGTATCCATGGAGGTGGTGGCACCCTCAGGTTCTTTGCAGACGTCCATCGTGGCAGCGGCATCTCCGGGTGGTTCAGAGACATCCATcgtggtggtggcacctccagatgtggtggtggtggcccctcTGGACCTGGTGGTGGCCCCTCTGGAGGCGGTGGGCGCAGCCGTCGTGGCGGTGGCTCCTCTGGACCTCGTTGTGGTGGCCCTTCTGGACCTGGTGGTGGCCCCTCTGGAGGCGGTGGTCACGTCCATGGTGGCGGTGGCACCTCTGGACCTGGTGCCACCTCCAGAGTTGGTGGCCACGTGGGTCTGTGCCTGGCGCAGGGCCAGCGATGGGGTGGGGACAGCGGTGGGGCGGGTGGGACACCGGTTGCGGGTCCCCGACATGGGGCAGGCGGGAAGGGCAAggccatccctgggggtggcaCCACCGAGGTCCCCACGGGAGGTGTCCTGGAGGTCCCCAAGGGTGTCATTGCTGATGTCCTCAGGGCTGTTGTCATCCAGGGCGTCATCTTGGAGGTCCCCATGGCCATGGGTGTCACCATGGAGGTCCCTATGAGTCCCATCACGGCCTTGGCCGTGGGTTCCACCACCGATGTCCTCATGGGTTCCACCACGGACACTCCTATGGGTTCCACCACGGATGTCCCCATGGGTTCCACCACCGATGTCCTCATGGGTTCCACCACGGACGTTCCTATGGGTGTCACCACCGATGTCCCCATGGGTTCCACCATGGACGTTCCTATGGGTTCTACCACCGATGTCCCCATGGGTTCCACCACCGATATCTCCCTGGGTTCCACCACGGATGTCCCCATGGGTTCCACCACGGATGTTCCTATTGGTCCCACCATGGATGTCCCCATGGGTTCCACCACCGATATCTCCCCGGGTTCCACCACGGACGTTCCTATGGGTCCCACCACCATCTCCACGGCTTCCACCACCGgcgtccccccccgtcccctcctggAGCTCCTCCATGGCCCCCCCTGGGGACACAACGCCAtggtggggggaagggagaggagacaccccccacacacacacacactgcccccccacaccaccccacccccagtttCCCATCTTTTCACCCCATTTTTTTGCCCCCCCCGGGGTcaccccatggggggggggggggagacgaccctccccccccccccccccccattgtcaCCCGACAAGATGGCGGcgcgggtgggggaggggcgcgCAATGCCTCATGGGAAGGGGGGGtaatttttgggggggggggggcaggcaacGGGGTCGcaatttggggggtgggggggtacaATGCATCATGGGAAGGGGggtgccgggcgggggggggggcacctcgaGAGGGGGcaatggtggggggggggagatgaattttgggggggatttgtgcgattttgggggggcgggggagatgtaattttggggggggggatgcaatttggggggggggaggcggcccgTGCAATGGGGGGGGCCGCAATGCACCATGGGATGGGGGGGcgatggaggaggggggggggcccccccccccggtggagctgttgggggggggggcgccgggggaggggggaattgggggggggggggggacaccccgttCCGTACCTGGGGGGGCTCCGGTGGGCGCTAGGACcgcggggagggcgggggcggAAGCGGGAGGGGCGTGGTCTCTGTGACGTAGCCGAGGAGGGTGGGCGGAACTtccggtgtgtgggggggtgggtgtggcggaaggggcggggccaaAAGCGGAGGGTTCCGGTCTCCCCGCAACAAAAGGAggtgccggtggggggggggtgtcacgggggggggggggggggaagttttggggggtcccccctcCGTGGTGGGAGGGGccttggggggggagggcggggggggggggtttaggggGATCCCCCacgctttggggggggggtgggatctgggggggttttggagggggtgggttttggggtccccccccccaatttaacCCTTTGTCTCCCAggcccgccccccccacccccgtttGGAGCCCGGTGCGGCGCGGGACGGCGAGAGACCCCCaggtgggtgtgggggggggggacactgggggggggggggcgggccccTGCGTCCCCCatagccccatagatgtgggtcccggacccctgggtcccccacagacccctgggtcccccatagatgtgggtcccggGTCCATGggtccccccccagacccctgggtcccccataGATGTGGGatccagacccctgggtcccccccagacccctgggtcccctatAGATGTGGGTCCCGGGCCCCTGGTCACCcacagatgcctgggtcccccacAGATGGGGGTCCCAGACCCCTGGGTGCCCATAGCTGTGGGTCccagacccctgtgtccccatagatgtggggcccAGACTCCTGGGGtcccccatagatgtgggtcgcAGACCCCTGGGTCACCCACAGATGCCTGGGTGCCCCATAGATGCGGGTCCCGGACCCCTgggtgccccatagatgtggggcccGGACCTCTGGGtcccccatagatgtggggcctggacccctgggtcccccccagacccctgggtccctcaTAGATGTGGGTctcggatgcctgggtcccctctgggCCCCTGGGtcccccatagatgtgggtcccggaCCCCTGGGTCACCCACAGATGCCTGGGTGCCCCATAGATGCGGGTCCCGGACCCCTgggtgccccatagatgtggggcccggacccctgggtcccccccagacccctgggtccctcaTAGATGTGGGTctcggatgcctgggtcccctctggacccctgggtcccccatagatgtgggtcccggaCCCCTGGGTCACCCACAGATGCCTGGGTGCCCCATAGATGCGGGTCCCGGACCCCTgggtgccccatagatgtggggcctggacccctgggtcccccccagacccctgggtccctcaTAGATGTGGGTctcggatgcctgggtcccctctggacccctgggtcccccagAGATGTGGGTCCCAGACCCTTGGGTCACCCCTGGGCCTCTGCATCCCCTATAGATGTGGGTCTAGGATCCATGGgtccccccccagatgcctgggtccccccaagaTGTGGGTCCAGGATCCACGggtccccccccagacccctgggtcccccatagatgtgggtccaggATCCACGggtccccccccagacccctggctcccccatagatgtgggtccaggATCCACAggtcccccccccgacccctgggtcccccatagatgtgggtcctggatgcctgggtcccccccagacccctgggtcccccatctcctctcccccctctctcttttcccccccccagccatgccgTCCCCCCCCCGTCACCGCTGCGGGGACTGCGGCCGCAGCTACCGCCACCGGGGCAGCCTGGCCAACCACCGCCGGGGCCACCAGCCCGGGGACTTCCCTTGCCCCCGCTGCGGCCAGCGCCTGCCCGACCTGCTGGCCCTACGCACCCACGCCCGGGGCCACCGTCGCCtcacccccccgccgccgccgccgccccgtgaTGACGTCACCCGTGACATCACCCCACGGCTGTACCGCTGCCAGGAGTGCGGGAAGAGCTACCGTCACTCGGGGAGCCTGGTCAACCACCGCCGCACCCACCAGACGGGGGACTTCccctgcccccactgccccaagCGCTTCCCCAACATGGGGGCCCTGCGGGGACACCTGCGGGGGCACCGCCGACGGCGTCACCGGCACCGCGACGCCCCCAAGGTGACACCCCCGCCCTCCCCGACGCCACCGTCACCACCGACGACGACGACGATGACACCCCCCGGCATCTACCAGTGCTCGCTCTGCCCCACCGAGTTCGGGGGCCTCCCGGCGCTGAGGGCTCATTGTCACCGTCACCGGCGGCCACGTCACGGTGATGCCGGCccgcaggaggaagaggaggaggaagaggaagaggaggaagaagagcgtcCCTTCCTCTGCAGCTTCTGCGGCGGCATCTTCCCCGGCGAGGCCGAGCTGGCGCGGCACCACCGGCAGCTCCACCAGGAGGTGACGCCGACGGTGACGATGCCGCTGCCGACACCGCCGGAGGGGGAAGCCTCGTGCGAGGGGCTGTGGCAAATCTGCGGCTACTGCGGGCGGCCCTTCGGCGACCTGCCCAGCCTGCGGGAGCACAGCCGCGGCCACCGGGCCGAGGAGGCGGCCGCCATGGCCCACTTGGTGGCCACCCGGGGCCAACCCCGCCCCTACGCCTGTAGCCTCTGCGGCAAAACCTACCGCCACGGCGGCAGCTTGGTCAACCACCGCCAGAGCCACCAAACCGGCGTCTTCTCCTGCCCCGGTTGTGCCCGCCGCTACCCCAACCTGGCCGCCTTCCGCACGCACCTCCGCAACCACCCCCGCTGCAAGGCCGGGCcaccggccgccccgccgcggcaacccccggcccgcgccggcaaccaggaggaggaggaggaaaaagaggaagaggaggaggaggaggaggagcgtcCCTTCCGCTGCGAGGTGTGCGGCCGCGGCTACAAGCACGCCGGGAGCCTGGTCAACCACCGGCAGAGCCACACCACCGGCCTCTTCCGCTGCGGGCTGTGCCACAAGGCCTTCGGCAACCTGATGGCCCTCAAGAACCACCGGCGCGGCCACGGGGAGCGCCGCCGGCACCGCTGCGGCCTCTGCCCCAAGGCCTTCCGCCTGCGCCGGCAGCTGCTGGGCCACCAGCGCCTCCACCAGCCGGCCAACGGCCACCCCCAGCCCGCCCCGGGTCCCGCCGGTCACCCCGCGGTGTCACCCGGGGCGGGGGAAGTGGAGGAGGTGTCCCTGCAACACCCCGACGCAGCGGAGATGGCGTCGGAGGGCTCTACGGCACCACCCGCCGCGTTACAGGTGGAGAAGGGGTCACCGAGACACCCAGAGGCCGTGGAGATGGTGTTGGAGGAGGCCTTGATGCCACCAACCACGTTACGGGTGGAGGAGAAGACCATGGGACACCCGGACGGGACGGAGACGGTGTTGGAGGACTCTGTGATGTCACCAACCGTGTTACAGGTGGAGGAGAAGACGGGGGGACACCTGGACGGGACGGAAATGGTGTTGGAGGACTCTGTGGCACCACCAACCACGTTACAGgtggaggagaaggtggtgggACACCCAGAGGCCATAGAGACGCTGTTGGAGGAGCCCTTGGTGCCACCAACCACGTTACGGGTGGAGGAGAAGATGGGGGGACACCTGGACAGGAGGGAGACGGTGTTGGAGGACTCTTTGGTGCCACCAACCACGTTACgggtggaggagaaggtggtgggACACCCAGAGGCCATAGAGACACTGTTGGAGGAGCCCTTGGTGCCACCAACCACGTTACGGGTGGAGGAGAAGATGGGGGGACACCTGGACAGGAGGGAGACGGTGTTGGAGGACTCTTTGGTGCCACCAACCACGTTACGGGTGGAGGAGAAGATGGGGGGACACCTGGATGGGATGGAGACGGTGTTGGAGGACTCTTTGGTGTCACCAACAATGTTACGGGTGGAGGAGAAGACCGTGGGACACCCAGAGGCCGTGGAGATGGTGTTGGAGGACTCTGTAGCAGCACCAGAGGTGCCTGTACACCACCTAAACACGATGGAGAAGGTGTTGGAGGACTCCTTGGTGCCACCAACAACATTACGGGAAGCAGAGGTGTCCGTACAACACCCGGACGGGATGGAGACGGTGTTGGAGGACTCTATGGCTCCACCACCAACGCCACAGGCGGAGGAGAAGATGGTGGGACCCCTGGACACGCTGTTGGAGGACTCTGTGGTGCCACCAACCACGTTACAGATGAAGGAGAAGATGGCAAGACACCCGGACGGGATGGAGACGGTGTTGGAGGACTCTACAGCTCCACCACCAACGTTACaggcggaggaggaggtggtgggaccCCTGGACACGTTGTTGGAGGACTCTGTGGTGCCACCAACCCCGTTACgggtggaggagaaggtggtgggACACCTGGACAGGACGGAGACGGTGTGGGAGGACTCTTTGGTGTCACCACCACCGTTACaggcggaggaggaggtggtgggaccCCTGGACGCGGTGGAGACGCTGTTGGAGGACTCTGTGGTGCCACCAACCCCGTTACAGGTAGAGAAGGGACCCCCCAGGACGCCGTGACACCGTGGGGACGGTGTTGGAGGACTCCCCGGTGTCACCGGCCCCGTTACAGGCGGAGTAACCGCCGGGGCCGATGGGTGACAGCCAGTTCCCCCCCGCCATTAAATTTGGGTTGTTTTGGAGCAGTTTTGGGGTCTCTGCGGGGCGTGACCCCCAAGTGGGGCCTGAgtggggctggagacccccaaAATGGgtctggggaccccccaaaatggggctggggacacctgaGTGTGCCCTGGATGAGGCTGGGGTCCCCCaagtggggctgggacccccaaaTGTGCCTggagacccccccaaaatgggtCTAGGGACCCCGGAGTGGGGCCCGAGTGGGTCTGGGGACCCCCATGTGGGCCTGGAGACCCCCCAAAATGGATCTGGAGACCCcggagtggggctggggaccccaaAGTGGGGCCTGGATGGGTCTGGGGACCCCCAAgtggggctggagacccccaaAATGGGACTGGGGACCCCCGAGTGTGCCCCGAGTGGGGCTGTGGACCCCCAAatggggctggagacccccaaAATAGGTCTGGGGACCCCCGAGTGTGCCCcgagtggggctggggaccccccaaaacgGGTCTGGGGATCCTCGAATGGGTCTGGGGGCCCCCCCGAATTGGGCTGGTGACGCCCAAACGTGCCacgctgggggggtgtgtgtgtgtccccccccaagggAGAACCGGGGGTCACTgccaaccaccaccacctttattgctctgtccccccccaaacccctcagcccccccaaaacgtgtgtgggggggtgtcaggcCTCTCCGAGGCCCTCCCAGACGCCGGGGTCCCCCCAATCTGGGGGGAGCCCCCAGACCTCGGGGTCCTGGGGGACCTGGGCCTGTCGCCAGATGTTGGGGTCCCCCCAAATTCTGGGCTCCTTGGTGGTTTCAGGGGGCTCCCGGACGCCGGGGTCCTCAGAAGGTTTGGGGCCCCCCCAAATTCCGGGCTCCTCGG is from Numenius arquata unplaced genomic scaffold, bNumArq3.hap1.1 HAP1_SCAFFOLD_1257, whole genome shotgun sequence and encodes:
- the ZNF646 gene encoding zinc finger protein 646, producing MVVVELPGALDTAVVAVGSPHALHAALVAVAPLDLVVVAPPLDLLVAVAPLERVVVAVAPPAGLDVSTVVVASVDASVVVAVPPDVVVAPLDLVVVVAPLDLVVVVAPLDLVAVPTEVTDVSMEVVAPSGSLQTSIVAAASPGGSETSIVVVAPPDVVVVAPLDLVVAPLEAVGAAVVAVAPLDLVVVALLDLVVAPLEAVVTSMVAVAPLDLVPPPELVATWGVILEVPMAMGVTMEVPMSPITALAVGSTTDVLMGSTTDTPMGSTTDVPMGSTTDVLMGSTTDVPMGVTTDVPMGSTMDVPMGSTTDVPMGSTTDISLGSTTDVPMGSTTDVPIGPTMDVPMGSTTDISPGSTTDVPMGPTTISTASTTGVPPRPLLELLHGPPWGHNAMARPPHPRLEPGAARDGERPPAMPSPPRHRCGDCGRSYRHRGSLANHRRGHQPGDFPCPRCGQRLPDLLALRTHARGHRRLTPPPPPPPRDDVTRDITPRLYRCQECGKSYRHSGSLVNHRRTHQTGDFPCPHCPKRFPNMGALRGHLRGHRRRRHRHRDAPKVTPPPSPTPPSPPTTTTMTPPGIYQCSLCPTEFGGLPALRAHCHRHRRPRHGDAGPQEEEEEEEEEEEEERPFLCSFCGGIFPGEAELARHHRQLHQEVTPTVTMPLPTPPEGEASCEGLWQICGYCGRPFGDLPSLREHSRGHRAEEAAAMAHLVATRGQPRPYACSLCGKTYRHGGSLVNHRQSHQTGVFSCPGCARRYPNLAAFRTHLRNHPRCKAGPPAAPPRQPPARAGNQEEEEEKEEEEEEEEERPFRCEVCGRGYKHAGSLVNHRQSHTTGLFRCGLCHKAFGNLMALKNHRRGHGERRRHRCGLCPKAFRLRRQLLGHQRLHQPANGHPQPAPGPAGHPAVSPGAGEVEEVSLQHPDAAEMASEGSTAPPAALQVEKGSPRHPEAVEMVLEEALMPPTTLRVEEKTMGHPDGTETVLEDSVMSPTVLQVEEKTGGHLDGTEMVLEDSVAPPTTLQVEEKVVGHPEAIETLLEEPLVPPTTLRVEEKMGGHLDRRETVLEDSLVPPTTLRVEEKMGGHLDRRETVLEDSLVPPTTLRVEEKMGGHLDGMETVLEDSLVSPTMLRVEEKTVGHPEAVEMVLEDSVAAPEVPVHHLNTMEKVLEDSLVPPTTLREAEVSVQHPDGMETVLEDSMAPPPTPQAEEKMVGPLDTLLEDSVVPPTTLQMKEKMARHPDGMETVLEDSTAPPPTLQAEEEVVGPLDTLLEDSVVPPTPLRVEEKVVGHLDRTETVWEDSLVSPPPLQAEEEVVGPLDAVETLLEDSVVPPTPLQVEKGPPRTP